One genomic segment of Ricinus communis isolate WT05 ecotype wild-type chromosome 5, ASM1957865v1, whole genome shotgun sequence includes these proteins:
- the LOC8283530 gene encoding mediator of RNA polymerase II transcription subunit 23 isoform X5, with protein MDQNQRSIAATTAASRGYQFQPARAAIIDLFNLYLGVIYFPIRVTFFFFNFFLQRSSRQKHDDSTREPPNKTQKRVLALNRELPPRNEQFLINFEQLQSQFPDQDQLRSVTESVLISLVIQCCNHAPRAEFLLFALRSLCSIGYINWDTFLPSLLSSVSSAEMSAGQAGQTVSAVSSMNSSQNVILPSSSAIPNSSNFQPSNPTSPLASVHGIGSPVQSAIEPSLLATVSPVKSSDISGNGQPSTSRVNLSSRDNAICSLRQLCCKIILTGLEFNLKPATHSEIFHHMLNWLVNWDQRQHGVDESDSDLANSIQRGSLDWERALRCIRHALRTTPSPDWWKRVLLVAPSYRSPAHGPTPGAVFVSISLYPIYFFLC; from the exons ATGGACCAAAACCAGAGATCAATAGCAGCTACAACAGCTGCTTCTCGTGGTTACCAGTTCCAGCCGGCCCGTGCTGCCATTATCGATCTCTTTAATCTCTATTTAGGAGTAATTTACTTCCCTATCCGTgtcacctttttttttttcaattttttcttgcAGAGAAGTAGCCGCCAAAAACATGACGATTCAACACGCGAACCACC GAACAAAACACAAAAGCGAGTACTTGCTCTCAACAGAGAGTTACCTCCCCGAAACGAGCAATtccttataaattttgaacaACTGCAGAGCCAGTTTCCG GATCAAGATCAGCTGCGATCTGTCACCGAATCAGTGCTTATATCTTTAGTTATTCAGTGTTGTAACCATGCCCCTCGTGCAGAATTTCTCCTTTTTGCACTGAGGAGCTTATGTAGTATAGGGTATATTAACTGGGATACCTTCTTGCCATCTCTGCTTTCTTCTGTATCCTCTGCGGAAATGTCAGCTGGTCAAGCTGGTCAAACTGTGTCAGCTGTCTCATCTATGAATTCCTCGCAGAATGTGATACTTCCTTCTTCTAGTGCAATCCCTAATTCATCAAATTTTCAACCTTCGAATCCTACATCTCCATTGGCTTCGGTACATGGTATTGGTTCTCCTGTTCAGTCTGCAATTGAACCGTCTTTGCTTGCAACAGTGTCTCCTGTTAAATCTTCTGATATTTCTGGTAATGGGCAACCTTCTACATCAAGAGTTAACTTATCTAGTAGGGATAATGCTATATGTAGCCTACGCCAACTATGCTGTAAGATTATTTTAACTGGTCTTGAGTTTAATTTGAAGCCAGCTACTCATTCTGAGATTTTTCATCATATGTTGAATTGGCTGGTTAACTGGGATCAAAGACAACATGGAGTTGATGAATCTGATAGT GATCTTGCAAATTCCATTCAGAGGGGAAGTTTGGATTGGGAAAGAGCTTTGCGGTGTATAAGGCATGCTCTACGCACTACTCCATCACCTGACTGGTGGAAGCGAGTGCTACTTGTGGCTCCCAGCTATAGGAGTCCTGCTCATGGGCCTACTCCTGGTGCTGTTTTCGTTTCTATATCTCTTTAtccaatatatttttttttatgttaa
- the LOC8283530 gene encoding mediator of RNA polymerase II transcription subunit 23 isoform X2: protein MDQNQRSIAATTAASRGYQFQPARAAIIDLFNLYLGVIYFPIRVTFFFFNFFLQRSSRQKHDDSTREPPNKTQKRVLALNRELPPRNEQFLINFEQLQSQFPDQDQLRSVTESVLISLVIQCCNHAPRAEFLLFALRSLCSIGYINWDTFLPSLLSSVSSAEMSAGQAGQTVSAVSSMNSSQNVILPSSSAIPNSSNFQPSNPTSPLASVHGIGSPVQSAIEPSLLATVSPVKSSDISGNGQPSTSRVNLSSRDNAICSLRQLCCKIILTGLEFNLKPATHSEIFHHMLNWLVNWDQRQHGVDESDSASWSLQYKLRTGFLSYLSRPSQPKIPNLPDLANSIQRGSLDWERALRCIRHALRTTPSPDWWKRVLLVAPSYRSPAHGPTPGKTVLMLFFCLWGTL, encoded by the exons ATGGACCAAAACCAGAGATCAATAGCAGCTACAACAGCTGCTTCTCGTGGTTACCAGTTCCAGCCGGCCCGTGCTGCCATTATCGATCTCTTTAATCTCTATTTAGGAGTAATTTACTTCCCTATCCGTgtcacctttttttttttcaattttttcttgcAGAGAAGTAGCCGCCAAAAACATGACGATTCAACACGCGAACCACC GAACAAAACACAAAAGCGAGTACTTGCTCTCAACAGAGAGTTACCTCCCCGAAACGAGCAATtccttataaattttgaacaACTGCAGAGCCAGTTTCCG GATCAAGATCAGCTGCGATCTGTCACCGAATCAGTGCTTATATCTTTAGTTATTCAGTGTTGTAACCATGCCCCTCGTGCAGAATTTCTCCTTTTTGCACTGAGGAGCTTATGTAGTATAGGGTATATTAACTGGGATACCTTCTTGCCATCTCTGCTTTCTTCTGTATCCTCTGCGGAAATGTCAGCTGGTCAAGCTGGTCAAACTGTGTCAGCTGTCTCATCTATGAATTCCTCGCAGAATGTGATACTTCCTTCTTCTAGTGCAATCCCTAATTCATCAAATTTTCAACCTTCGAATCCTACATCTCCATTGGCTTCGGTACATGGTATTGGTTCTCCTGTTCAGTCTGCAATTGAACCGTCTTTGCTTGCAACAGTGTCTCCTGTTAAATCTTCTGATATTTCTGGTAATGGGCAACCTTCTACATCAAGAGTTAACTTATCTAGTAGGGATAATGCTATATGTAGCCTACGCCAACTATGCTGTAAGATTATTTTAACTGGTCTTGAGTTTAATTTGAAGCCAGCTACTCATTCTGAGATTTTTCATCATATGTTGAATTGGCTGGTTAACTGGGATCAAAGACAACATGGAGTTGATGAATCTGATAGT GCAAGTTGGAGCCTGCAATACAAACTGAGGACAGGATTTTTGAGTTACCTCAGTCGCCCAAGTCAACCAAAAATCCCTAATTTGCCT GATCTTGCAAATTCCATTCAGAGGGGAAGTTTGGATTGGGAAAGAGCTTTGCGGTGTATAAGGCATGCTCTACGCACTACTCCATCACCTGACTGGTGGAAGCGAGTGCTACTTGTGGCTCCCAGCTATAGGAGTCCTGCTCATGGGCCTACTCCTG
- the LOC8283530 gene encoding mediator of RNA polymerase II transcription subunit 23 isoform X3, which produces MDQNQRSIAATTAASRGYQFQPARAAIIDLFNLYLGVIYFPIRVTFFFFNFFLQRSSRQKHDDSTREPPNKTQKRVLALNRELPPRNEQFLINFEQLQSQFPDQDQLRSVTESVLISLVIQCCNHAPRAEFLLFALRSLCSIGYINWDTFLPSLLSSVSSAEMSAGQAGQTVSAVSSMNSSQNVILPSSSAIPNSSNFQPSNPTSPLASVHGIGSPVQSAIEPSLLATVSPVKSSDISGNGQPSTSRVNLSSRDNAICSLRQLCCKIILTGLEFNLKPATHSEIFHHMLNWLVNWDQRQHGVDESDSASWSLQYKLRTGFLSYLSRPSQPKIPNLPDLANSIQRGSLDWERALRCIRHALRTTPSPDWWKRVLLVAPSYRSPAHGPTPGS; this is translated from the exons ATGGACCAAAACCAGAGATCAATAGCAGCTACAACAGCTGCTTCTCGTGGTTACCAGTTCCAGCCGGCCCGTGCTGCCATTATCGATCTCTTTAATCTCTATTTAGGAGTAATTTACTTCCCTATCCGTgtcacctttttttttttcaattttttcttgcAGAGAAGTAGCCGCCAAAAACATGACGATTCAACACGCGAACCACC GAACAAAACACAAAAGCGAGTACTTGCTCTCAACAGAGAGTTACCTCCCCGAAACGAGCAATtccttataaattttgaacaACTGCAGAGCCAGTTTCCG GATCAAGATCAGCTGCGATCTGTCACCGAATCAGTGCTTATATCTTTAGTTATTCAGTGTTGTAACCATGCCCCTCGTGCAGAATTTCTCCTTTTTGCACTGAGGAGCTTATGTAGTATAGGGTATATTAACTGGGATACCTTCTTGCCATCTCTGCTTTCTTCTGTATCCTCTGCGGAAATGTCAGCTGGTCAAGCTGGTCAAACTGTGTCAGCTGTCTCATCTATGAATTCCTCGCAGAATGTGATACTTCCTTCTTCTAGTGCAATCCCTAATTCATCAAATTTTCAACCTTCGAATCCTACATCTCCATTGGCTTCGGTACATGGTATTGGTTCTCCTGTTCAGTCTGCAATTGAACCGTCTTTGCTTGCAACAGTGTCTCCTGTTAAATCTTCTGATATTTCTGGTAATGGGCAACCTTCTACATCAAGAGTTAACTTATCTAGTAGGGATAATGCTATATGTAGCCTACGCCAACTATGCTGTAAGATTATTTTAACTGGTCTTGAGTTTAATTTGAAGCCAGCTACTCATTCTGAGATTTTTCATCATATGTTGAATTGGCTGGTTAACTGGGATCAAAGACAACATGGAGTTGATGAATCTGATAGT GCAAGTTGGAGCCTGCAATACAAACTGAGGACAGGATTTTTGAGTTACCTCAGTCGCCCAAGTCAACCAAAAATCCCTAATTTGCCT GATCTTGCAAATTCCATTCAGAGGGGAAGTTTGGATTGGGAAAGAGCTTTGCGGTGTATAAGGCATGCTCTACGCACTACTCCATCACCTGACTGGTGGAAGCGAGTGCTACTTGTGGCTCCCAGCTATAGGAGTCCTGCTCATGGGCCTACTCCTG
- the LOC8283530 gene encoding mediator of RNA polymerase II transcription subunit 23 isoform X4, producing MDQNQRSIAATTAASRGYQFQPARAAIIDLFNLYLGRSSRQKHDDSTREPPNKTQKRVLALNRELPPRNEQFLINFEQLQSQFPDQDQLRSVTESVLISLVIQCCNHAPRAEFLLFALRSLCSIGYINWDTFLPSLLSSVSSAEMSAGQAGQTVSAVSSMNSSQNVILPSSSAIPNSSNFQPSNPTSPLASVHGIGSPVQSAIEPSLLATVSPVKSSDISGNGQPSTSRVNLSSRDNAICSLRQLCCKIILTGLEFNLKPATHSEIFHHMLNWLVNWDQRQHGVDESDSASWSLQYKLRTGFLSYLSRPSQPKIPNLPDLANSIQRGSLDWERALRCIRHALRTTPSPDWWKRVLLVAPSYRSPAHGPTPGAVFVSISLYPIYFFLC from the exons ATGGACCAAAACCAGAGATCAATAGCAGCTACAACAGCTGCTTCTCGTGGTTACCAGTTCCAGCCGGCCCGTGCTGCCATTATCGATCTCTTTAATCTCTATTTAGGA AGAAGTAGCCGCCAAAAACATGACGATTCAACACGCGAACCACC GAACAAAACACAAAAGCGAGTACTTGCTCTCAACAGAGAGTTACCTCCCCGAAACGAGCAATtccttataaattttgaacaACTGCAGAGCCAGTTTCCG GATCAAGATCAGCTGCGATCTGTCACCGAATCAGTGCTTATATCTTTAGTTATTCAGTGTTGTAACCATGCCCCTCGTGCAGAATTTCTCCTTTTTGCACTGAGGAGCTTATGTAGTATAGGGTATATTAACTGGGATACCTTCTTGCCATCTCTGCTTTCTTCTGTATCCTCTGCGGAAATGTCAGCTGGTCAAGCTGGTCAAACTGTGTCAGCTGTCTCATCTATGAATTCCTCGCAGAATGTGATACTTCCTTCTTCTAGTGCAATCCCTAATTCATCAAATTTTCAACCTTCGAATCCTACATCTCCATTGGCTTCGGTACATGGTATTGGTTCTCCTGTTCAGTCTGCAATTGAACCGTCTTTGCTTGCAACAGTGTCTCCTGTTAAATCTTCTGATATTTCTGGTAATGGGCAACCTTCTACATCAAGAGTTAACTTATCTAGTAGGGATAATGCTATATGTAGCCTACGCCAACTATGCTGTAAGATTATTTTAACTGGTCTTGAGTTTAATTTGAAGCCAGCTACTCATTCTGAGATTTTTCATCATATGTTGAATTGGCTGGTTAACTGGGATCAAAGACAACATGGAGTTGATGAATCTGATAGT GCAAGTTGGAGCCTGCAATACAAACTGAGGACAGGATTTTTGAGTTACCTCAGTCGCCCAAGTCAACCAAAAATCCCTAATTTGCCT GATCTTGCAAATTCCATTCAGAGGGGAAGTTTGGATTGGGAAAGAGCTTTGCGGTGTATAAGGCATGCTCTACGCACTACTCCATCACCTGACTGGTGGAAGCGAGTGCTACTTGTGGCTCCCAGCTATAGGAGTCCTGCTCATGGGCCTACTCCTGGTGCTGTTTTCGTTTCTATATCTCTTTAtccaatatatttttttttatgttaa
- the LOC8283530 gene encoding mediator of RNA polymerase II transcription subunit 23 isoform X1 — MDQNQRSIAATTAASRGYQFQPARAAIIDLFNLYLGVIYFPIRVTFFFFNFFLQRSSRQKHDDSTREPPNKTQKRVLALNRELPPRNEQFLINFEQLQSQFPDQDQLRSVTESVLISLVIQCCNHAPRAEFLLFALRSLCSIGYINWDTFLPSLLSSVSSAEMSAGQAGQTVSAVSSMNSSQNVILPSSSAIPNSSNFQPSNPTSPLASVHGIGSPVQSAIEPSLLATVSPVKSSDISGNGQPSTSRVNLSSRDNAICSLRQLCCKIILTGLEFNLKPATHSEIFHHMLNWLVNWDQRQHGVDESDSASWSLQYKLRTGFLSYLSRPSQPKIPNLPDLANSIQRGSLDWERALRCIRHALRTTPSPDWWKRVLLVAPSYRSPAHGPTPGAVFVSISLYPIYFFLC; from the exons ATGGACCAAAACCAGAGATCAATAGCAGCTACAACAGCTGCTTCTCGTGGTTACCAGTTCCAGCCGGCCCGTGCTGCCATTATCGATCTCTTTAATCTCTATTTAGGAGTAATTTACTTCCCTATCCGTgtcacctttttttttttcaattttttcttgcAGAGAAGTAGCCGCCAAAAACATGACGATTCAACACGCGAACCACC GAACAAAACACAAAAGCGAGTACTTGCTCTCAACAGAGAGTTACCTCCCCGAAACGAGCAATtccttataaattttgaacaACTGCAGAGCCAGTTTCCG GATCAAGATCAGCTGCGATCTGTCACCGAATCAGTGCTTATATCTTTAGTTATTCAGTGTTGTAACCATGCCCCTCGTGCAGAATTTCTCCTTTTTGCACTGAGGAGCTTATGTAGTATAGGGTATATTAACTGGGATACCTTCTTGCCATCTCTGCTTTCTTCTGTATCCTCTGCGGAAATGTCAGCTGGTCAAGCTGGTCAAACTGTGTCAGCTGTCTCATCTATGAATTCCTCGCAGAATGTGATACTTCCTTCTTCTAGTGCAATCCCTAATTCATCAAATTTTCAACCTTCGAATCCTACATCTCCATTGGCTTCGGTACATGGTATTGGTTCTCCTGTTCAGTCTGCAATTGAACCGTCTTTGCTTGCAACAGTGTCTCCTGTTAAATCTTCTGATATTTCTGGTAATGGGCAACCTTCTACATCAAGAGTTAACTTATCTAGTAGGGATAATGCTATATGTAGCCTACGCCAACTATGCTGTAAGATTATTTTAACTGGTCTTGAGTTTAATTTGAAGCCAGCTACTCATTCTGAGATTTTTCATCATATGTTGAATTGGCTGGTTAACTGGGATCAAAGACAACATGGAGTTGATGAATCTGATAGT GCAAGTTGGAGCCTGCAATACAAACTGAGGACAGGATTTTTGAGTTACCTCAGTCGCCCAAGTCAACCAAAAATCCCTAATTTGCCT GATCTTGCAAATTCCATTCAGAGGGGAAGTTTGGATTGGGAAAGAGCTTTGCGGTGTATAAGGCATGCTCTACGCACTACTCCATCACCTGACTGGTGGAAGCGAGTGCTACTTGTGGCTCCCAGCTATAGGAGTCCTGCTCATGGGCCTACTCCTGGTGCTGTTTTCGTTTCTATATCTCTTTAtccaatatatttttttttatgttaa